The segment TGGAGTGACGGTGGAAAATCAGGAAAGGGCGGAAGAGCGCCTTCCCTGGCTGGTGGAGAACTGGCCCGGGCTGCGGCTGGCCTGCGTTGAGCCCATGTTGGGGCCGGTGGACCTTTCCCCATGGCTTGGAGGGGAGCGCGGCCTGGACTGGGTTATCTGCGGCGGCGAAACAGGACCCGGCGGACGGACCATGGACCCGGACCACGCCCGCGGCTTGCGCAACGCCTGCCTGGAAGCCGGTGTGCCGTTCTACCTCAAACACTTCGGCGGACCCGATAAGAAGCTGACCGGACGTACCCTGGACGGACGCACCTGGGACCAGATGCCGCCATACCGACGATAACCCCCGCTAACCAATGCGAAAAAGGGCCGGGCTCCCGAACAGGAACCCGGCCCTTTTGCATAGCCGGTTGCGAGTCGGAAACGGCCTACTTGGCGTAGTCCACCAGCTTGCCGCCCTTGTAGATCTTGCGCTGGTAGCTTTCGCTGACCTGCATGCCGTCCTCGTCAAAGGTCTTGTCGCCGGTGACGCCCTTGTACTTGGTGGAGACTTCCTTGAGGGCGGCCGCCACGGCGTCGGAATCCGTGGTGCCGGTCTTCTGGATGGCCAGGGCGGCCATCATGGCGGCGTCGTAGGCATAGGCACCGAAGGCGGTGGCCGGGGCCTTGCCGAACTCGCCCTTGAAGGGCTGGGCGTACTCATCCTGGTAGAAGCTGCCGGAAACACCGACCACCAGTCCCTTCACGCCTTCGGCGATCTCGGGCATTTCGGCCACCTCGTTGGTCCACATGGTCATGTACGGGGCGTACCAGCCCTTGGGCGGGGTGTGGCCGCGCTCGTAGGCCTGGCGGAAGATCAGTCGGGCCTCGGTGCCGTAGGCGGTGTAGAAGACGGCCTCGGGCTCGGTGCCGAACAGGGAGGCCAGCTCGGAGCGATAATCGGACTGCTTGAGCTTGTAGCGCACCGTGGAAACGCACTCGCCCCCGGCCTTCTCGACCTCGGGGCAGGTGTTGACCTCGACGCCCACACCGAAGGGGTTGTTGGGGACGATGGAGCCGAAGCGTTCGGCGCCGGAGTCCTCCAGGGCGAACTTGGCAACGGCCGCGCCGGCAACGTCATCCAGGCCGATGGAGCTGAAGAAGTAGGGGCCCACGTCGCGCAGCTTGGGGGAGGTGGCGCCCACGCCGATCTGGATGACGCCCTGACTGTTGGTGAACTGGCCGGTGGGCACGGTGATACCGCTGGAGAACTCGCCCAGCACCAGGTCCACCTTGTCCACGTTCAGCAGCTTCCGCACGGCGTCCATGGCCGCCTGGGGACGAGACTCGGTGTCCTCGACAACCTCGTTGACATCCCGCCCCAGCAGGCCGGGGCCGATCTTGACGGTGGAGCCGTCGTTCATGGGCACTTCATACCCGGCGTTGATGCGTTTCACGGCAAGCTCCATGCCGCGCTGCATGTCCTGGCCGAGGTTGGCGTTGGTGCCGGTGAGGGACGTGATCATTCCGAACTCGACCGGTTCCGCGCCGAAGGACGCGGCCGGGAGCAGAAGGCCCAGAACGAAGGCCGTAAGGATAAGCTTTTTCAACTGCATGCTACCTCTCTACGTTTGCGGTTGGAATGGAAATCGGGGCGGCAAATCCGCCCTGTCCGCGCCTTGGGCGCGGTTTACTGGGAGCCCAGATAGGCTTCCTTGATTCGCTCGTTGTCCAGAATGTTTTCAGGGGTGTCGTCGAACTCGTTGCGGCCGCTGGCCAGGACGTAGCCCCGGTCGGAGATGTCCAGCGAACGCTTGGCGTCCTGCTCCACGATGATGATGGAAGCGCCGGCGTCCCGGATTTCCTCGACCTTCTGGAAAACCGCCTCGGCCATGCCGGGGGAGAGAGCGGCGGAGGGTTCGTCCAGCAAAAGCAGGTCGGGGTCGAGCATGACCGCGCGGGCCAGGGCAAGC is part of the Desulfohalovibrio reitneri genome and harbors:
- a CDS encoding ABC transporter substrate-binding protein; translated protein: MQLKKLILTAFVLGLLLPAASFGAEPVEFGMITSLTGTNANLGQDMQRGMELAVKRINAGYEVPMNDGSTVKIGPGLLGRDVNEVVEDTESRPQAAMDAVRKLLNVDKVDLVLGEFSSGITVPTGQFTNSQGVIQIGVGATSPKLRDVGPYFFSSIGLDDVAGAAVAKFALEDSGAERFGSIVPNNPFGVGVEVNTCPEVEKAGGECVSTVRYKLKQSDYRSELASLFGTEPEAVFYTAYGTEARLIFRQAYERGHTPPKGWYAPYMTMWTNEVAEMPEIAEGVKGLVVGVSGSFYQDEYAQPFKGEFGKAPATAFGAYAYDAAMMAALAIQKTGTTDSDAVAAALKEVSTKYKGVTGDKTFDEDGMQVSESYQRKIYKGGKLVDYAK